The sequence below is a genomic window from Salvelinus sp. IW2-2015 linkage group LG10, ASM291031v2, whole genome shotgun sequence.
GAGTGAGATAGTCCTACCTGTCTAAACTTGGCCCGAACCTTCTCCATGTCTTCCTGTAGATATTCATATTGAGGTTCTTCATGGGGGAACTTCTGAATCAACCCAAGAAGAGATTCCAAAACTTTCAGCCTTTTTCTgaaacataaaatagacaaactgaAGATCATATTATTTGCATGAAAGTCAACAGAAACAAGTGACCAATGATTAGATGAGCTATAGGCATTTTATTACTGCAGATGAGAGGTCAAACCTGGCTTTCACGTCTGTGTTGTTTTGAAGAAGGCATTTCCAAGTGATTCCAAATCCATAATAGAAGGAAACCTATAAAAAGAGGAGTGTAGTTTAGAAAGTTATCTGTAGTTGGGGAGAAATTTGTTGTAAAACACAAATCACACTTATTTAACGAAGCTGTTTTCACAAACCAGTAAGCCTAtacatgtaatgtgtgtgtaacaaaatCATATGTATGACTTCAGCTGAGTAACAAATCAGCTGCTGTAACAACACTGGGTTGCCATGCCTGCCCTGGGGTTTTGACTAGCTATTAAAAAGTGCCTAgtcagcctcctgagtggtgcagtggtctaaggcacattTGTTTGTTTCTAATAGCTTATTCACACAAATGACTTGTGGTTTGAGTGAGATAGTCCTACCCGTCTAAACTTGTCCCGATCCTTCTCGATGTCTTCCACATTTTTGCGCATCAAGTTCAAATCATCCTAAGTgattttgttgagcttcacaattcATTTTAGATACTTTtggatgatttgaacatgatgtgAGAAAAATAACTCAGTCACATGACGAATGGGATTTGtgacaaatgctaaaacgttagcacgTGGAAACAGTAACGTTAACAgcaaaactaaaccaaagcatggattgctgtcataccgtgtccatagactgcttactacagggtaaggaaactaatatgtaattttgtaatttgggtaaacTATCCCCTTAATAGCTAGTTTTGACTAGATGGTTTACAGCTTGTCAGAATTGACTTTTTGTAGCATGTTAAAACTTACGCAGTAGGTTATGATAATTAACGTAGCATGTTAGGATAAttcggttaaggttaggaaaatcaTTAGGTTTCGctcaaatgcaacaacaaaaaatatcaccTTTTGACGTCAATTTAGACATGACCCTGGATAAGTGATGCTCAACTTGCCTCCATTGAAAGCTTGGCACCATGTGATGCCCCATGTTTCCGACCATCAATCATTCCTTGTCGCGTGCCTTCATCGAACCCCTCGCGGTACCCCTCTACATGGAACCTGAAATCATATAAAACTCATACGGTAATCACGGAACATTGCTACAACTCTAGCTAACTATAAACAGAAAAGCGACATGCTAAATAAGCTAGAGCAAGGCAGTATTTAGCCTACCTATCGTCCGCCATGAGAATACAGTCAAATAAATCTTCACTTTTGTGGGCCATTTTCGAAGAGTTTTAAAAGAGTATCGCCTATTACACATATTACTTGGCTATCTAGCCTAGCCAACAGCCCTCGCTTCCGCAAACATCAGTTTGTGGCTACAGCATTGCTTTAGACAGCCCAACAGTTAGTTCGCGCATCACTGCCATCTACTGTGTTGGAGTTTATTGTACTTCGATGAGGTacaacggcggttggcatccaatgttaaTGGGGCATTACCGCCACCAGCTGGACGGGGTATTAAATAAAACGAAAACATATATTCCGAAAAGGGGTAAAACGATATcatacaaaatatctaaaaaacaaAGCCATCATACTTCTTCAACCACAGTCCACTCCAAAatacatccctacacaggctcaggggcCTGTGATAGAGCTACGTTCACCGACAGGAACGTTCAGCGGCATTCAAAATGATTACAATTTTCTTAGACTTCTTCTCCgcttgtgctgtacagtttatgaccattgcaataaataatacaaagtccACCTTTTTAACATGCAGCATTTCACTATCTCTCGGTTGGTGAAAAACCTTCACTAGTATTGGTGGCTCTACTACCATTGCTTCTACCACGCCACTCGTTCCTTCCCATTTTCTCACCGCCTCCAGATAGGTGACACGCTGGACACTCCATTCTCCTTCACCTTCTCCTTCAACAGGGCACTCCAAGAATTCAGGTGCATGTACACATCCACAGGTGCAGCATTTTCCTTCATTTGGCATACAATATTCTTCTCTTCTGCATGCACTTGACACATGACCAAATCTTTTACATGTATGACACTGAAGGGGCTTGTGCACAGAAGCTCTTACAGGGTATCTCATGAAAGCTAATTTTGTATGTGAAGGGAGAGACTCAGTAGCATGGATGAAGTGAACTTATTTTCTCCGTCCACCATACAAGTCAATCGACTTGCACAAACCACTCCATCAATGTATTCAGTTATATCCTCTGCCTTTATTTTGCACCTTCTTGCGCCACCCCAGAAATAACCCCCTTGAAAGGCGCCCTGCTACGAAAATCCATGCAGGAAACATTCCACTCAGATATCATTTTGAGTCTTAACACACGCTTCTTCTgctccacagacacacaaaacatctAAATAAGACCACTTTCTTCCAACACATTCCAGATTTTCCTGGAAACGTTAAACGGATTTCCCAAGTAGCATTCATCCAAAACCCTGACTCCGACCAAAAACGAGTCTAGTGGTTTCCTATTTTCCAACATAGCTTTACTTCTTTTGTTTCCCTTTTTCTTCGCCACTGTAACCCACTCAATCTTCACTCGACTCACTGGCAGTTTCAAACAAAACCTCAGTTTCCTCCATTTTCAGTCAACCCAATCTAATCCAATCAATCTGGAGTTTGTTGGAGCCGAGGTTCCAGTTATGAGCAGTAAAGAGATGCTAGTGCtgaaaataaacattacatttagCGCTACATTGTCATATCTCGCAATGAACATGATGACTTACACCATGGACAGTGCCACGTAATAACAGCCGATGAATGCATCTCAATGATTGTAGTGCTCTAGCAGCACCCAGtgcaagcagtggtgtaaagtactaagttaaaatactttaaaggattacttaagtagtgttttggggtatctgtactttactatttctatttttgtcaacttttacttctacctcactacattcctaaagaaaataatgtactttttactccattcattttccctgacacccaaaagtactcgttacattttgaatgcttagcaggacaggaaaatggtccaattcacacacttatcaagagaa
It includes:
- the lto1 gene encoding protein LTO1 homolog isoform X1 — protein: MAHKSEDLFDCILMADDRFHVEGYREGFDEGTRQGMIDGRKHGASHGAKLSMEVSFYYGFGITWKCLLQNNTDVKARKRLKVLESLLGLIQKFPHEEPQYEYLQEDMEKVRAKFRQVCSLLNVPTDFSDYVKSGGSGGISF
- the lto1 gene encoding protein LTO1 homolog isoform X2 codes for the protein MAHKSEDLFDCILMADDRFHVEGYREGFDEGTRQGMIDGRKHGASHGAKLSMEVSFYYGFGITWKCLLQNNTDVKARKRLKVLESLLGLIQKFPHEEPQYEYLQEDMEKVRAKFRQTSVIM